AAACCAAGGAATAATTTCCTTTCGTGATGCGCTGCAAAAGGATTTCTTTCCCTTTGACCGGATTTTTAGTATAAATGACCCTCTATTTCTTGACAGACTTAGGCGCTTGTGATTATGTCCTTCGCCTGTGCGGGGAAAACTCATGCACCGCAACAAGAGCGCGTAAAATAGACGCTGAAATTAAACGCAACAAACGGAAAACAGACATGTTTGCAGTAATCAGAACGGGCGGAAAACAATACAAGGTCCAAAAGGACGACAAGATTTTCGTGGAGAAAATCGAAGGCGAAGACGGCTCGGTTATCAACCTGGATCAGGTTCTCATGATCGCCGATGACAAGAAATCCACCGTAGGCGCTCCGATCGTTGAGGGTGCGCTCGTGGAGGCGAAGATCATCCGTCAGGATCGCGGTCCGAAAATCACGATCTTCAAGAAAAAACGTCGCAAAAATTACCGCCGCAAGAAGGGCCACCGTCAGGATCTGACCTACATCCAGATCACCAATATCAAGGCCGCTGCGTAACAATAATAACAAAAATCATAATTAAGGAGAGAAGACGATGGCACATAAGAAAGCAGGCGGCAGTACCAGCAACGGACGCGATTCAGCAGGTCGGCGCTTGGGCGTAAAAAAATTCGGCGGCGAATTCGTTCTGGCCGGCAACATCATCATCCGTCAGCGCGGCACGAAATACCGCCCCGGCAAGAATGTCGGCATGGGCAAGGATCACACGATTTTCGCCCTGCTCGAAGGTCAGGTTCTCTTCTCCAAGGGTCCGGGCGGCAAGCCCGTCGTAAACGTTCTCCCGGCCAACGACGCACAGGCGCAGGCGGCGGAATAACCCTTTTTGAAAGAAGCCAAAAAAGATAAATAAGAGGGGAAAGGAATTTCCCCTTTTTTAATGGCCGGACGGACCACACAAAAATGAAATTTCTCGATCAGGCGAAAATTTACCTCGAAAGCGGCAAGGGCGGCCCCGGCTGCGTCAGCTTCCACCGCGAAAAATTCGTCGAATTCGGCGGTCCCGACGGCGGCAACGGCGGTCGCGGCGGGGACGTCATCATCGAAACCGCCGAAACACTCAATACACTGATTGATTTCCGCTACCAGCAGCATTTCCGCGCCGAACCCGGACAAAACGGCATGGGCCAGAACCGCACAGGCGCCGACGGCAAGGATTGCATCATCAGAGTGCCCGTAGGCACCGTCATTCTAGCGGAGGATAGAGAAACCGTTCTGGCCGATTTCAACGAACCCGGCCAGCGGGTCGTTTTTCTCAAGGGCGGCGACGGCGGTTTCGGCAACGCCCATTACAAAAGCTCCACGAATCAGGCACCCCGTAAATTCACCCCCGGCTGGCCGGGTCAGGAGGCCGCAATCTGGCTGCGCCTCAAACTCATCGCCGATGTCGGGCTGGTGGGATTACCGAATGCCGGAAAATCCACCTTTCTGGCTTGCTGCACCAACGCCAAACCCAAAATCGCGGATTATCCCTTCACAACTCTGCACCCGAATCTGGGCGTCGTCAAAGCCGGGGAATTCGATTTCGTGATCGCAGATATTCCGGGGTTGATCGAAGGCGCGCACGAAGGCCACGGCCTCGGTGACCGCTTTCTCGGCCATGTTGAGAGAACAAGCGTCCTCCTGCATCTCATCGACTGTACGCAGGACGATCTCCCCGGCGCATACAAGACGATCCGCAAAGAACTCGAAGCCTACGGCCACGGCCTGAAGGACAAACCGGAAATCATCGCCCTGACCAAGGCCGACGCCCTCGGCCCCGAACTGGCGCAGGATCAGGCTAAAATCCTGAAAAAAGCCATAAAGAAGGACATCATCGTGATCTCCGCCATCGCGCAGGACGGCATCAAGCCCCTGCTCTTCAAGCTGGCCGAAATTGTGCGCGAAAACCGCCAGCGGGAAAGAGAACTCAAAAAATCCCGGAGCGCCTGACAGATGACCACGGTACAAAAAAAGCATAACATCCTCTCCGCGCATCAGGTACTCAGAAACTCCCGATTCCTGGTCATAAAGATCGGCTCCGTTCTTATTCGCGGCAAGCAGATGGATGAGGTCAACACGGCATGGATGGAATCTCTGGCGCAGGACATCGCCGATCTCATGAAAAAGGGGATCAAGGTTGTCGTCGTCTCCTCCGGCGGCATCGCCCTCGGACGCAAGGCGCTCGGCATCCCGGCGGATATCGCCCCCGGCGCGATCCGGTTGGAGCAAAAGCAAGCCGCCTCCGCCGTCGGTCAGTACCATATGTTCAACGGCTACTTCAAAGCCTTCTCAAAAGTCGGAATAACAGCCGCGCAAGTCCTCCTGACCATGAGCGAAACGGAAAACCGCCGCCTGAACCTCAACGCCCGCGAAACGCTCTATACGCTCTTGGATAAGGGCATCGTCCCGGTCATCAACGAAAACGACACGGTCTCAACCGGGGAAATCCGCTTCGGCGATAATGACCGCCTCAGCGTCCGCGTCGCCCAGATGATCCAAGCCGATACCGTGCTTCTGCTCTCCACAACACATGGCCTCTACACCGCCAACCCCGACCTCGACCCGTCCGCGCAACACATCCCAGTCATCGAACAACTGGAGGAAAAACATCTCCAGATGGCCGGATCGGCAATAGCAGGCCTCAGCACCGGCGGGATGAAAAGCAAGATCGAGGCCGCGCAATCAGCAACCCGTTCGGGGATCAGCATGGTGATCGCCAACGGCCGCGATAACCATATCCTCAAAACTTTGATGGATGATCCTGCCCGCCCCTCCAGCCTCTTCGTCGCACAAAAAAGCGAAGCCGGTGCGAAAATGATCTGGCTGCAAAGCCATATGCGCCCCAAGGGCATCGTCATCATCGACGATGGCGCACTAAAAGCCCTCAAGGGCGGCAAAAGCCTTCTACCCGTCGGCGTAAAAAGGATCGAAGGCCATTTCCAGCGCGGCGACGCCATAGAAATTCGCACCCTTGAAGGTAAAAAAGTCGGCATGGGGATCAGCGCCTATGATATCGCCGACGCAACCCTGATTGTCGGCAGGAACACGGCCGATATCGAAAAAATTCTCGGCTACACAGGCCGCGACGAGCTGGTTCACCGCAACGATATGGTTCTCGAACTGAAATAAACCCTGTATAGTGGCGGGGTTTTGTAAAATAAATGGCGTGGCAAGAAATGCGGACCGACACACCCAAAACCATCCACCTCAAGGATTACGCCCCTTACCCGTGCAAGGTACTCAGTCTGGATTTATCGTTCGACATCCGCGACTCCCAGACTCGCGTCACCGCAAAAACCCGTTACAAAAAAACCGAAGGAAAAATAAGGGAAATCTTTCTCAACGGCGAAGACCTGAACCTTGAAAAACTCCTCGTAGACGGTGAAGAGTATAAAAACTGGAAGCAGGAGGAAAACGGCCTGCGCCTAACGTGGCCCGAGGGAAAGGACGAATTCAACCTCGAAACCCATACGGTCATTTACCCCGACCTCAACACAAGACTCGAAGGCCTCTATAAATCCGGTGACACCTACTGTACTCAATGCGAGGCCGAAGGCTTTCGCCGAATAACTTTTTTTCCCGACCGCCCGGATATCCTCACAATCTTCACTGTCCGCATAGAGGCCGACCAAAAATCATGTCCCGTCCTGCTCTCGAACGGTAACAAAACATCCGAAGGAAAATTGGAGAATAACCGCCATTTCACAATCTGGCACGACCCTTTCCCCAAACCGTGCTACCTGTTTGCATTGGTAGCGGGCGATCTCACGCATATCCAAGACATATTCACGACAAAATCCGGCCGGGAAGTCGATCTTTACATCTACGTCCGCCCCGGCGATGAAACGCAATGCGACCACGCGATGGAATCCCTCAAGAAATCCATGAAATGGGACGAAGATGTCTACGGCCTCGAATACGACCTCGATCTTTTCAACATCGTGGCGGTCAGCGATTTCAACATGGGCGCAATGGAAAACAAATCGCTCAACATTTTTAATACCGCCCTCGTCCTCGCCCACCCGGACACGGCAACCGACACCGACTTCATGCGCGTGGAAAGCGTCATCGCCCATGAATACTTCCACAACTGGAGCGGCAACCGCGTAACCTGCCGCGACTGGTTCCAGCTTTCCCTGAAGGAAGGTCTCACCGTCTTCCGCGATCAGGAATTCTCCAGCGACCTGCACTCCCGCGATGTGCAGCGCATTGATGATGTCACCCACCTGCGGCGATTCCAATTCCCGGAGGATGCTGGCCCCCTCGCCCACCCCGTGCGACCGGACAACTACATCGAGATCAACAATTTCTATACGATGACGGTCTACGAAAAGGGCGCCGAAGTCATCCGCATGATGCGGACCATCATCGGCCCCGAAAACTACCGTAAGGGTACCGACCTTTATTTCAGCCGCTTCGACGGGCAGGCCGTGACCTGCGACGACTTCGCCGCTTGCATGGAGGAAGCCAGCGGCATGGACCTGACCCAGTTCAAGCTCTGGTATTCTCAGGCCGGAACACCTTCGCTAACCTTCAAAGGCCTCTATGACTCGGTCACTAAAAACTACACCATCACCTTGGCCCAGCACACCCCCGACACGCCAGGCCAAAAGGAAAAGCAACCGATGCACATTCCGGTCGCTCTCGGACTTATCGGACCGGACGGGCAAGAGATCACCCTCGGTGAAGGAAAAAAGACAATAATCCTGCATCTGAAGAAAAAATCAGACAGCTTCACGATGGAAAACATTCCCCAGCATCCCGTCCCCTCAATCATGCGCGGCTTTTCCGCCCCGGTAAACCTCAAGGACGATCTCACGAGCGAAGACCACGCTTTCCTCATGATTCATGATACCGACGGGTTCAACCGCTGGGAGGCGGTTCAGGATTTCACCCTCCATGTGCTGGATAAAATGATGGACGAAGGCGCGGAAGTGCCCGTCAATTACATCAACAGCTTCGGCCTTCTTCTCAAAAAGGCGCAGGAAGAAGACTCCGACAAGGCGCTTTTCGCCCGCATGATCCACATCCCTGAGGTTCCACAGATCGGCCTGCTCAGAAAGGAAATTGACACAGACGCCATCGACCATGCCCGCGAAGACCTCATCAGCACCCTCCTAAGCCATCACGCCGCAACGCTAAAGGAACTATACGAAGGTAATAAGGATCAAGGCCCAGTCTCCACTTCCTCCGAAGCCATGGGCCGCAGAGCACTAAAAAACACCACACTTCACCTCATCACCAACAAACAGATGAAGGAAGACGTCGATCTCTGCAAAAAAGCGTACGATGAGTCTGTGTGCATGACCGATCGCATATCCGCCCTGCACCGCTTGGCTGCGTTCAGGACATCGGTTTGCTATGAAGCCATAGAGGATTTCTACAACCGCTTTAAATCCTACCCCCTCGTCATCGACAAATGGTTCGCGGTCCAGGCGATGGCCGTGCGTTCTGATACTCTGGATGTCCTGCAAAAACTCAAGCTGCATCCTGATTTCAATATCCGCAACCCGAACCGCGTGCGCTCGCTATACGCGGCTTTCGCTATGAACAACCCCGTCTGCTTCCATGCCAAGGACGGCAGTGGTTATGAATTCCTGCGCGAAGCCGTATCGGATTTAAACCGCATCAACCCGCAGATCGCGGCACGGCTGCTGACCCCCCTCAAGGAATGGAAACGCTACACGCCCGAGCGTCAGGCCTTGATGAAAAAAGCTCTGACCTCTATCCTCGAAATAGAGAATCTCTCGCCGGACGTCTATGAGATCGCCAGCAAGAGCCTGCAAAACTGATCAACCTTCCATCAGGACTCCATGCCTGATTTCGAATATGAAGACAGACACGAAGGACTCGTCTGCGGCCTCGATGAAGTCGGCCGCGGCCCGCTGGCTGGTCCCGTTGTCGCCGCCTGCGTGGTGATCCCGCCCGATCAGCGCCACCACGATTTTATCAAGGGCATCAACAACAGCAAAAAATTGAGCAAACAAAAACGCGCCGCGCTCAGCAATCTGATCCTCTCTATTTTTCCCTCGGCAATAATTGAGATCTGTGTTGAAGAAATCGACAAAATCAACATTCTGCAAGCCAGCTTGCTTGCCATGCGCCGAAGCTGCGAACGTGTCTATAAGATCATGCCGATAAGCCACGCCCTCGTGGACGGCAACAAGGCACCTGAACTCCCCTGCCCCTCGACCACAATTATCAAGGGCGACGACAAATCCCTCTCCATTGCCGCCGCCTCCATTATCGCTAAAGTCTACCGTGACACATTGATGGAAAAATTGGCGAAGGAGTTTCCTGGTTACGGCTGGGAAAATAATATGGGCTACCCGACCGCTGATCATATCGCAGCCCTCGACCGCTACGGCATCACCGCCCACCACCGAAAGTCGTTCGGCCCCGTAAAAGTACGCCTCCAGAAATCCGCTTGATCTTCCATCTCACGATTCCATAACAAATCATTGACTCTATTTATGGAATCAGGATTCAAAAAAAACTTTTTTATCTTGACCGGGACTCGCATTTCCCCCATGATTCGGTCATTCAAAATTGACGGAGTCAAAAATGTCCAGACAGAAAAAAAATCTGCTCACAGATTCTATCGTGGTGGGAGATTGCATAAAAATCATGCGCCAGCTTAAGCCGGAATCCGTGGACTGCATTTTTGCCGACCCGCCCTATAACCTCCAACTCAACGGTGAACTGCATCGCCCCAACAACACCCGCGTCGATGGCGTGGATGATGAATGGGACCAATTCGAAAGCCTGAAGGCCTACGACGAATTCACCCGCGAATGGCTCTCCGCCGCCCGCGACCTGCTCAAGCCCGACGGCTCCATCTGGGTCATCGGCAGCTATCACAACATCTTCCGCCTCGGCTACATTCTGCAAGACCTCGGCTTCTGGATTCTGAATGACGTGATCTGGCGCAAATCCAACCCGATGCCAAATTTCCGCGGCCGCCGCTTCACCAACGCGCACGAGACAATGATTTGGGCATCAAAATCAAAAGACTCAAAATACTGCTTCAACTACGAGGCAATGAAGACTCTGAACGAAGACCTGCAAATGCGGTCTGACTGGTACCTGCCTCTCTGTACGGGGGCCGAGCGACTGAAAGACGTTGACGGCAAGAAGGCGCACCCGACGCAAAAGCCGGAATCCCTTCTCTACCGTGTCCTTCTTTCTTCAACAAGGAAAGACGACGTAGTCCTCGACCCCTTCTTCGGAACGGGAACGACCGGCGCGGTCGCCAAAAAACTGGGGCGCAAATATATCGGCATCGAACGCGATGCCCGCTACGCCGCCTTCGCAAAGGAACGCATCAAGGACATCGAGCCGCTGAAAGATAAACTTGTGGAAACGAACGCCAAACGTGAAAAACCGCGCATCCCGTTCGGCTCCCTTATCGAACAGGGTCTTTTGCCTGCAGGTGCAATTCTGACAGATGCCAAGAAAAAGCACGCCGCCACCGTCCACGCAGACGGCTCACTGAGCCTGCAAAACCGCCTGGACAACGTCCAGGGGTCGATCCACAAGGTCGGAGCAGTCGTCCAGAACGCACCCTCCTGCAACGGATGGACCTTCTGGCATTACAACGACAACGGTAAGCAAGTGCCTATCGACCAACTCCGTGAAAGGATGCGCTACGCAAAGATTGAGGCCGTGTGAAGTGACAGCAACGAACTACGACAAAATAATCATAGAAGAGCTTACGCTATCTATGTCGATAGGAATATACGAAGCCGAAAAAATAAACACACAGAACGTGTGCATAAATCTGACACTTGATCTTACAAGCTCACCTGTTGAGGGCAAGAAAGCAATAAATGATGTCTTGTGTTATAAAGAACTGACCGACAGCATCAGAAAGTTGGCAAAATCGCGTCACTTCGATCTAGTAGAAGAATTAGCTGAGGAAATCTGCAGTCTGTGCTTAAGAGACAGCCGAGTGGTTGCTACTACGGTACGCGTTTTCAAAACCGAAATCATGAAAGATATAAAAAACATCGGAGTAGAAATCTACAGAACGCAGTTGCAGAAACGCATAATTCCTAGAGTCTAAACTTAATAAATCACCCATAACCAGTTGTAAAAGAGAAAACTGAGAACGACAAAAAATTTTTGCAGCAGCCCGTGCTTTGTCCCCAGCCGATCGATAACCTCTTTCGATACGCCGCTTATTGAGTACAGCCCCTAGTGCAGCATACCTTTATCTTTAATCTTTTCTCTTAGCGCCTTATATTCAACAAGAAGTTTCTCACTAACGGCTTTCGGATCAGAAGTGTCAAGAAAAGACTTAGAGTAAAAAAGCGTCTTTCCACCCGGATCAGCAAAAATATCAAAGCCCTCCATCACCGCAAGTGTCTGTAGAGCAGTGTAACCACCTAGGGATGAATTTTCGAGTTTCCTAAACGCAAAAATTTTAGCATAAAAAACGAGGTAAGCTTTACGAAGCTTGTACAGATTATGTTTAACTCTCCTCTTCTCTGGGAGTTTTTGAAAAATTTTATTTTTATCAGAAATATACTGTAAAGCTACATCAACAGGCACAGGTATATAGGTTAAGGTAAAAGGACGACTGACTTCAAGAATAACACTAAAAGGGAATCCCTCCATCTGTTTGCTTGGAGAGCCACATCTAACAGCCTTAAAGCTATCCGTCGTGAACATCTCAAATCTTCTGATAGCTTGGATTTGGCTCACAGGATCAATTTTAAATGCGCGTCTCTCCATATCATAATCAAGCAGATTTAACTCTTGCTTAAACTCAAAACGGGTAGGAAATTGCGACCTGCTGGAAATAATAAATTTACGCGTAGCGTCTTTAATCTCCTTCATATCAAATTCAGAACTGATAAACCGCTTAAGCAGGGGGCATTCATTAATACGAAGATAGTTTTCAATATGTGCTTCATTTTCCACATCGACAAAATTAATGGCAAAATAAAGGTGAGAGAGAGCCTTCATCGTCGGCTTCTCGTAGAAATACTTTCTGTTTGACTGGGGCGTACCTTCCACAAACTCTGCAACTGGCATATCAGGCGGTAGATCTTCAAGCTGAACAATATCCGAGTCTTCCTCTGACTTTTGTTCAGAAAAATCCGCAACAACAGGACCAGAAGCAGGCTTCAAAGGCTCGGAGGTTTGCGCATCTGCCGAATAAACAAAGCCGCATAAAGCCGGAAAAAACAAACCCAAGCACAAAGCCGAACAAAGATATCTATAAAACATATGTCACCGCATTACTAACAGGTAGAAACATTATACGTTATTGTCCGGTAAGCTTCAATGCCGCCCCCACCCATGCAATCTAAAAACACGATAAGCCTTGGAAAAAAGGGTCGGAAGACCAATTGAGTCTAGACGAATAACATCGCACCAAAAATAATTGGCAGGATGCTTAAATTTCGCTTGAACACGAGCCCCGCGCAGATTCAATCTTAAATTGAAGTGAGTAAATTCATGTTGGACAGTATGACTAATTATTTCACATTCAATATCCTCTAAATCGCTCAGAAAATCGTCTTGTACTAATGGATATTCCCACCCCGAAGTAGGAAAACCGACCGTACCACCCAAAAGACCACGAGGATGACGTCGGTGAAGTAAGACCCGCATATCTTCATCTTGAACCCAATAAACTTTGCCTTCGCGCTTATCCTTTGGAATAATTTGTTGTTTTATTTCAGTATGTTGCACGCCGGTTCGGGTGCTATGCTCGCTAATAAAGTCACAACCAAGACGGCCAACATGACAATCAAAACATCGCGGCGCCCTGGGTATGCAGACCGTAGCCCCAAGATCCATAAACGCCTGCGCCAGATCCCCCGGTCTTGCATCATAACCCTCGAAATAAGCACGGGCATGGTCCTTGGCCCCTTTCTTGACGCTCTTGGCATCGCCTGACAACCCGTGCACCCGCGCCATAACCCGCTCAACATTGCCGTCCACGACAGTTGCGGGCTTGCCGAAAGCAATGGCCCGGATCGCCGCGCTGGTATACTCCCCGATCCCCGGCAGCATCATAAGCTCCCTCTGAACCTCGGGAAACACCCCTCCTCGCTCATAGGCCACGATCTGGGCACACTTATGCAAATTCCTAGCCCGCGCATAATAGCCAAGTCCAGCCCACTCCTGCATGACATCGTTGATATCGGCAGCGGCAAGCGCAAAAACATTGGGCCATAAGGCTGTAAACTTGAGAAAATACGGAATGACAGCGGTCACGGTCGTCTGCTGCAGCATAATTTCCGAAAGCCAGACTTTATAAGGCTCCGGCGTCGCCCCGGAACGGTAGCGCCAAGGCAAATCCCGCGCATTCGCATCGTACCATTCAAGAAGAGCCTCCCTGAAAGTCTCAACCTTGTCAGGCTCACGCCGTTTCTTTACCCTTGTCTTTGCCTTTTTCATGATTCTCACAAGCGAAACCCACCGATGCGCCCCCTCTCGGAACCCGTCTCACGTATATCAGGCAAGACCTTCAGCCGCAAATACATCGCTCTGGGCCGCATCCTCTCGGAATGGGAGCAGATTGTCGGACCCGAATTCTCCGGCAAGGCCATACCCGTAAAGCTGAATTACCGGAAAAATGGCAAGACCGACAAAACCCTGGCCTCGCTGGACATCGCCACCTCCGACGCACAGGCCACCGCCCTGCATTACCAGAAGGACTTAATCCTGGAGCGCATCAACAGGGTCTTCGGGCAGGGTTGGATCGGCGATATCCGCTTTGTTTCCGTACCGGGAAGGGCAGCCAAAACCCCCGAGAAACCAAAAAGACCCTTGACGGAAGACGAAAAAAAGTTTCTATCCGGTATGCTTGAAGCGCTTGAGGATCAGGAGCTTAAGGCAAAATTGGAAGTTATAGGCCGGGAAATACTGAAGAGATCGTAAATATGAAAGTCACAGCCATCACCCTGCGCGCAGGACACGTCATCGACTACAACGGAAAGCTGTGGGTCGTGGTCAGCAACCAGATCATCCAGCCCGGCAAAGGCGCCTCGGTCTCACAGGTCGAGATGCGTGACGTCCGCAGCGGCGCGAAGGATAACGTGCGCTTCCGTACACAGGAAACCGTGGAAC
The sequence above is drawn from the Alphaproteobacteria bacterium genome and encodes:
- a CDS encoding A/G-specific adenine glycosylase; protein product: MKKAKTRVKKRREPDKVETFREALLEWYDANARDLPWRYRSGATPEPYKVWLSEIMLQQTTVTAVIPYFLKFTALWPNVFALAAADINDVMQEWAGLGYYARARNLHKCAQIVAYERGGVFPEVQRELMMLPGIGEYTSAAIRAIAFGKPATVVDGNVERVMARVHGLSGDAKSVKKGAKDHARAYFEGYDARPGDLAQAFMDLGATVCIPRAPRCFDCHVGRLGCDFISEHSTRTGVQHTEIKQQIIPKDKREGKVYWVQDEDMRVLLHRRHPRGLLGGTVGFPTSGWEYPLVQDDFLSDLEDIECEIISHTVQHEFTHFNLRLNLRGARVQAKFKHPANYFWCDVIRLDSIGLPTLFSKAYRVFRLHGWGRH
- a CDS encoding site-specific DNA-methyltransferase — encoded protein: MSRQKKNLLTDSIVVGDCIKIMRQLKPESVDCIFADPPYNLQLNGELHRPNNTRVDGVDDEWDQFESLKAYDEFTREWLSAARDLLKPDGSIWVIGSYHNIFRLGYILQDLGFWILNDVIWRKSNPMPNFRGRRFTNAHETMIWASKSKDSKYCFNYEAMKTLNEDLQMRSDWYLPLCTGAERLKDVDGKKAHPTQKPESLLYRVLLSSTRKDDVVLDPFFGTGTTGAVAKKLGRKYIGIERDARYAAFAKERIKDIEPLKDKLVETNAKREKPRIPFGSLIEQGLLPAGAILTDAKKKHAATVHADGSLSLQNRLDNVQGSIHKVGAVVQNAPSCNGWTFWHYNDNGKQVPIDQLRERMRYAKIEAV
- a CDS encoding dihydroneopterin aldolase, with product MTATNYDKIIIEELTLSMSIGIYEAEKINTQNVCINLTLDLTSSPVEGKKAINDVLCYKELTDSIRKLAKSRHFDLVEELAEEICSLCLRDSRVVATTVRVFKTEIMKDIKNIGVEIYRTQLQKRIIPRV
- the pepN gene encoding aminopeptidase N, which encodes MRTDTPKTIHLKDYAPYPCKVLSLDLSFDIRDSQTRVTAKTRYKKTEGKIREIFLNGEDLNLEKLLVDGEEYKNWKQEENGLRLTWPEGKDEFNLETHTVIYPDLNTRLEGLYKSGDTYCTQCEAEGFRRITFFPDRPDILTIFTVRIEADQKSCPVLLSNGNKTSEGKLENNRHFTIWHDPFPKPCYLFALVAGDLTHIQDIFTTKSGREVDLYIYVRPGDETQCDHAMESLKKSMKWDEDVYGLEYDLDLFNIVAVSDFNMGAMENKSLNIFNTALVLAHPDTATDTDFMRVESVIAHEYFHNWSGNRVTCRDWFQLSLKEGLTVFRDQEFSSDLHSRDVQRIDDVTHLRRFQFPEDAGPLAHPVRPDNYIEINNFYTMTVYEKGAEVIRMMRTIIGPENYRKGTDLYFSRFDGQAVTCDDFAACMEEASGMDLTQFKLWYSQAGTPSLTFKGLYDSVTKNYTITLAQHTPDTPGQKEKQPMHIPVALGLIGPDGQEITLGEGKKTIILHLKKKSDSFTMENIPQHPVPSIMRGFSAPVNLKDDLTSEDHAFLMIHDTDGFNRWEAVQDFTLHVLDKMMDEGAEVPVNYINSFGLLLKKAQEEDSDKALFARMIHIPEVPQIGLLRKEIDTDAIDHAREDLISTLLSHHAATLKELYEGNKDQGPVSTSSEAMGRRALKNTTLHLITNKQMKEDVDLCKKAYDESVCMTDRISALHRLAAFRTSVCYEAIEDFYNRFKSYPLVIDKWFAVQAMAVRSDTLDVLQKLKLHPDFNIRNPNRVRSLYAAFAMNNPVCFHAKDGSGYEFLREAVSDLNRINPQIAARLLTPLKEWKRYTPERQALMKKALTSILEIENLSPDVYEIASKSLQN
- a CDS encoding glutamate 5-kinase; its protein translation is MTTVQKKHNILSAHQVLRNSRFLVIKIGSVLIRGKQMDEVNTAWMESLAQDIADLMKKGIKVVVVSSGGIALGRKALGIPADIAPGAIRLEQKQAASAVGQYHMFNGYFKAFSKVGITAAQVLLTMSETENRRLNLNARETLYTLLDKGIVPVINENDTVSTGEIRFGDNDRLSVRVAQMIQADTVLLLSTTHGLYTANPDLDPSAQHIPVIEQLEEKHLQMAGSAIAGLSTGGMKSKIEAAQSATRSGISMVIANGRDNHILKTLMDDPARPSSLFVAQKSEAGAKMIWLQSHMRPKGIVIIDDGALKALKGGKSLLPVGVKRIEGHFQRGDAIEIRTLEGKKVGMGISAYDIADATLIVGRNTADIEKILGYTGRDELVHRNDMVLELK
- a CDS encoding DUF721 domain-containing protein, whose amino-acid sequence is MRPLSEPVSRISGKTFSRKYIALGRILSEWEQIVGPEFSGKAIPVKLNYRKNGKTDKTLASLDIATSDAQATALHYQKDLILERINRVFGQGWIGDIRFVSVPGRAAKTPEKPKRPLTEDEKKFLSGMLEALEDQELKAKLEVIGREILKRS
- the rplU gene encoding 50S ribosomal protein L21, giving the protein MFAVIRTGGKQYKVQKDDKIFVEKIEGEDGSVINLDQVLMIADDKKSTVGAPIVEGALVEAKIIRQDRGPKITIFKKKRRKNYRRKKGHRQDLTYIQITNIKAAA
- a CDS encoding ribonuclease HII codes for the protein MPDFEYEDRHEGLVCGLDEVGRGPLAGPVVAACVVIPPDQRHHDFIKGINNSKKLSKQKRAALSNLILSIFPSAIIEICVEEIDKINILQASLLAMRRSCERVYKIMPISHALVDGNKAPELPCPSTTIIKGDDKSLSIAAASIIAKVYRDTLMEKLAKEFPGYGWENNMGYPTADHIAALDRYGITAHHRKSFGPVKVRLQKSA
- the rpmA gene encoding 50S ribosomal protein L27, whose protein sequence is MAHKKAGGSTSNGRDSAGRRLGVKKFGGEFVLAGNIIIRQRGTKYRPGKNVGMGKDHTIFALLEGQVLFSKGPGGKPVVNVLPANDAQAQAAE
- the obgE gene encoding GTPase ObgE — translated: MKFLDQAKIYLESGKGGPGCVSFHREKFVEFGGPDGGNGGRGGDVIIETAETLNTLIDFRYQQHFRAEPGQNGMGQNRTGADGKDCIIRVPVGTVILAEDRETVLADFNEPGQRVVFLKGGDGGFGNAHYKSSTNQAPRKFTPGWPGQEAAIWLRLKLIADVGLVGLPNAGKSTFLACCTNAKPKIADYPFTTLHPNLGVVKAGEFDFVIADIPGLIEGAHEGHGLGDRFLGHVERTSVLLHLIDCTQDDLPGAYKTIRKELEAYGHGLKDKPEIIALTKADALGPELAQDQAKILKKAIKKDIIVISAIAQDGIKPLLFKLAEIVRENRQRERELKKSRSA
- a CDS encoding DUF4852 domain-containing protein, yielding MFYRYLCSALCLGLFFPALCGFVYSADAQTSEPLKPASGPVVADFSEQKSEEDSDIVQLEDLPPDMPVAEFVEGTPQSNRKYFYEKPTMKALSHLYFAINFVDVENEAHIENYLRINECPLLKRFISSEFDMKEIKDATRKFIISSRSQFPTRFEFKQELNLLDYDMERRAFKIDPVSQIQAIRRFEMFTTDSFKAVRCGSPSKQMEGFPFSVILEVSRPFTLTYIPVPVDVALQYISDKNKIFQKLPEKRRVKHNLYKLRKAYLVFYAKIFAFRKLENSSLGGYTALQTLAVMEGFDIFADPGGKTLFYSKSFLDTSDPKAVSEKLLVEYKALREKIKDKGMLH